A genomic segment from Vanacampus margaritifer isolate UIUO_Vmar chromosome 3, RoL_Vmar_1.0, whole genome shotgun sequence encodes:
- the LOC144049581 gene encoding bifunctional methylenetetrahydrofolate dehydrogenase/cyclohydrolase 2, mitochondrial-like, with product MTTAHAHTRVRANMAASVSPLRSYWALCSRLADPHRSCRAKLRIHRKWESQRRHLHQSATRHAAVVISGTALARQLHREIQRDVEELVAQGNMRPHLGVVFVGDDPASRTYVRNKTRAASTLGISSDTVLRPSSVSQEELLDLIDKMNRDWRVSGLLVQLPLPEHINERAVCNAIAPEKDVDGFHIVNIGKLCLDQRSMVPATPAAVWEIIKRSGIETAGKNVLVAGRSKNVGMPIAMLLHTDRNHERPGGDATVTIAHRCTPRERLKELTSLADIIVTAAGVPGLITADMVKESAAVIDVGINRIVDPKTGKLRLIGDVDFEGVKEKASFITPVPGGVGPMTVAMLMKNTVTAARNALMH from the exons ATGACAACGGCTCACGCGCACACTCGCGTGCGCGCAAACATGGCCGCCTCTGTATCGCCGCTACGCTCCTACTGGGCGCTTTGTAGCAGGTTGGCAGACCCCCACCGCTCCTGTCGGGCCAAGCTACGGATACACAGAAAATGGGAGAGTCAACGGAGACACCTGCACCAGTCGGCGACGAG GCATGCCGCCGTGGTGATTTCTGGGACGGCGTTGGCCCGTCAGCTCCACAGAGAGATCCAACGTGACGTGGAAGAGCTCGTCGCTCAGGGTAACATGAGACCCCATCTAGGAGTGGTCTTCGTGGGGGATGACCCGGCCAGCAGGACTTACGTTCGGAACAAAACACGCGCTGCCAGCACTTTGG GTATTTCCAGTGACACAGTGTTGCGGCCGAGCTCGGTTTCTCAGGAGGAGTTGCTGGATCTAATAGACAAGATGAACCGTGACTGGCGGGTCAGCGGACTGTTGGTGCAACTGCCACTTCCTG AGCACATCAATGAAAGAGCGGTATGTAACGCCATCGCACCAGAGAAGGACGTGGACGGCTTCCATATCGTGAATATCGGCAAGCTGTGTCTTGACCAGAGATCCATGGTGCCCGCCACACCTGCAGCTGTCTGGGAGATCATCAAAAGATCAG GTATTGAGACGGCGGGGAAGAATGTGCTGGTCGCCGGACGCTCCAAAAATGTCGGGATGCCCATCGCCATGTTGCTGCATACCGATCGTAACCATGAGCGCCCCGGCG GTGACGCCACAGTGACCATCGCTCACAGATGTACACCGAGGGAGCGGCTCAAGGAGCTAACCAGCCTGGCAGACATCATTGTTACTGCCGCAG GTGTTCCCGGTCTGATCACAGCAGACATGGTGAAAGAAAGCGCCGCAGTCATTGACGTGGGCATCAACCGCATTGTGGACCCCAAAACGGGGAAACTGAGGCTCATCGGGGATGTGGACTTTGAGG GCGTAAAAGAGAAGGCCAGCTTCATCACTCCCGTTCCTGGAGGCGTGGGTCCTATGACGGTGGCCATGTTGATGAAGAACACTGTGACTGCCGCCAGAAACGCGCTGATGCATTAG